A section of the Spirosoma pollinicola genome encodes:
- a CDS encoding efflux RND transporter permease subunit, with protein sequence MFSKFIRRPVFAIVISVMIVFIGVLAITKLPISQFPDIAPTTVNIFIAYPGASADVLVKSTLITLEQAINGVQDMRYIATDATSAGEATLRIIFEPGTDPNVAVIRVKTRVDQVMPLLPELVQREGVIISPVQPSMLMYVNLYSEQKSIDEKFLFNYATVKMIPEIQRTKGIARAQILGSRRYAMRLWLDPERMRAYNISVEEVMTAVGEQSIIGRPGRIGQSSGIAAQSLEYVLTYKGRYNKPEEYEGIIIRANAQGESIHLRDIARVELGSEFFDIYSNLDGHPSAAIVLRQNYGSNASDVIEEVKKKLEVMKTSFPPGVDYKISYDVSNFLDASIEQVIDTLRDAFFLVAFVVFIFLGDWRSTLIPILAVPVSLVGAFFVIQAFGLSINLITLFALVLAIGIVVDDAIVVVEAVHAKMEEEPHITPFNAVRKVLGEISGAIIAITLVMVSVFLPISFMSGPVGTFYRQFSITMASSIVISALIALTLTPVLCAMLLKNHNGHPPKKNVLTRTLDKFNQGFDTMTGWYVGLLKLIVSRRFVTFAILIGFCAGIVLVNKILPAGFIPNEDQSTIYAIIQTPPGSTLEKTNEVSRRLQKICEEVPGIESVSSLAGYEIMTEGRGSNAGTCLINLKPWGDRDKNVKEIMEELEGKTRGLGAVVEFFEPPAIPGFGTSGGFSMRLLDKTTDTDYREFDKINKEFMQNLGKRKELTGLFTFFAANYPQYELEIDNNLAMQKGVSIGKAMDNLNIMIGSTYEQGFTKYNQFFKVYVQADPKFRRLPSDLLKLFVKNDAGEMVPYSAFMRLKKGQGPNEITRFNLYNSAAIQGLPAKGYTTADAIQAIREVAKKTLPRGYDIAFEGLSYDESIRGNESLYVFLIVLAFVYMVLAAQYESFIIPLAVVFSLPVGIFGSFLLLKLMGLENNIYAQIGLIMLVGLLGKNAVLIVEFAVQKRQQGDTILNAAIEGARVRFRPILMTSFAFVAGLIPLISASGAGAIGNRTIGASAMGGMLFGTIFGVIIIPGLYYIFGSLADGRKMIKDEEADSLTENLVHSVDIFPQPEEIEVDEQ encoded by the coding sequence ATGTTCAGTAAATTCATACGCAGACCTGTATTCGCTATCGTGATATCGGTCATGATTGTCTTTATCGGGGTACTGGCTATCACAAAGTTACCTATATCGCAGTTTCCCGATATTGCTCCGACGACGGTAAATATATTCATTGCTTATCCCGGAGCCAGTGCCGATGTACTAGTAAAATCTACGCTTATTACGCTGGAACAGGCCATCAATGGCGTTCAGGATATGCGGTATATTGCCACCGATGCTACAAGTGCCGGTGAAGCCACCCTCCGTATTATTTTTGAACCGGGTACCGACCCCAATGTTGCCGTTATCCGGGTAAAAACAAGGGTGGATCAGGTTATGCCGCTTTTGCCTGAACTGGTTCAGCGAGAAGGGGTTATCATTTCGCCTGTACAGCCCAGTATGTTGATGTACGTCAACTTGTACTCCGAGCAAAAGAGTATTGACGAAAAATTCCTGTTCAACTACGCTACGGTTAAAATGATCCCCGAAATCCAACGGACAAAAGGAATAGCCAGAGCGCAAATATTAGGTAGTCGGCGATATGCTATGCGTCTTTGGTTGGACCCTGAACGCATGCGGGCCTACAACATCTCCGTGGAGGAAGTGATGACTGCCGTTGGCGAGCAGAGTATCATTGGTCGACCAGGCCGGATCGGTCAAAGTTCCGGAATAGCAGCCCAATCGCTGGAATATGTGCTTACGTATAAAGGCCGGTACAACAAACCGGAAGAGTATGAAGGAATCATTATCCGGGCTAATGCACAAGGGGAAAGCATCCACTTAAGGGACATAGCCCGAGTGGAACTGGGTAGTGAGTTCTTTGATATTTATTCTAATCTGGATGGTCACCCGTCGGCGGCTATTGTCTTGCGGCAGAACTACGGCAGTAATGCCAGCGATGTTATTGAAGAGGTGAAGAAGAAGCTGGAAGTTATGAAAACTTCCTTTCCTCCGGGGGTTGATTATAAGATCAGCTATGACGTTTCTAACTTCCTGGATGCCTCGATCGAGCAGGTAATTGATACGTTGCGGGATGCGTTTTTTCTGGTAGCCTTCGTTGTATTCATCTTTCTGGGCGACTGGCGTTCTACGCTCATTCCGATTCTCGCGGTTCCGGTATCGCTGGTCGGAGCGTTCTTTGTCATCCAGGCGTTTGGGCTCTCCATCAACTTAATTACGCTCTTTGCCCTGGTGCTGGCCATTGGTATTGTGGTCGATGATGCGATTGTGGTGGTGGAGGCCGTCCATGCCAAAATGGAAGAGGAGCCGCATATAACCCCGTTTAATGCGGTTCGAAAAGTGCTTGGTGAGATTAGCGGGGCCATTATCGCCATTACCCTGGTGATGGTATCGGTGTTCCTGCCGATTTCCTTCATGTCGGGACCGGTTGGTACATTCTATCGCCAGTTCTCGATTACGATGGCTAGCTCCATTGTGATTTCGGCCCTGATCGCCCTGACACTGACGCCTGTTTTGTGCGCCATGTTGCTGAAAAATCATAATGGACATCCGCCAAAGAAAAACGTATTAACCCGAACGCTGGATAAGTTCAACCAGGGTTTCGATACAATGACCGGCTGGTATGTGGGCTTGTTGAAATTAATTGTCAGCCGTCGATTTGTTACGTTCGCCATCTTAATTGGCTTTTGCGCGGGAATAGTACTGGTGAATAAAATTTTACCGGCAGGCTTTATTCCGAACGAAGATCAGAGTACGATTTACGCCATCATCCAGACGCCACCGGGCTCTACCCTCGAAAAAACGAACGAGGTTTCCCGACGGCTTCAGAAAATTTGCGAAGAAGTTCCGGGTATCGAATCGGTATCTTCTCTGGCTGGTTACGAGATCATGACCGAAGGTCGTGGGTCCAATGCCGGTACGTGTCTGATCAACCTCAAGCCCTGGGGAGATCGTGACAAGAACGTGAAGGAGATCATGGAAGAACTGGAAGGAAAAACGAGAGGTCTTGGCGCGGTCGTTGAATTTTTCGAACCACCGGCTATCCCAGGCTTTGGTACATCGGGCGGTTTTTCCATGCGCTTGCTGGACAAAACGACCGATACGGACTACCGTGAGTTCGATAAGATCAACAAGGAGTTCATGCAAAATTTGGGCAAACGTAAAGAGCTAACCGGCTTGTTTACCTTCTTTGCCGCGAACTATCCGCAATACGAACTGGAGATCGACAATAACCTGGCCATGCAAAAAGGCGTGTCTATCGGGAAAGCGATGGATAACCTGAACATCATGATTGGTAGTACTTACGAACAGGGGTTCACAAAGTATAACCAGTTTTTTAAAGTGTATGTGCAGGCCGATCCTAAATTCAGGAGGCTCCCATCTGATCTTCTAAAGCTGTTTGTTAAAAACGACGCGGGAGAAATGGTGCCTTATTCGGCCTTCATGAGGCTTAAAAAAGGACAGGGACCAAACGAAATTACCCGATTCAATTTGTACAACTCAGCGGCTATTCAGGGCCTACCGGCTAAAGGATATACGACGGCAGATGCTATTCAGGCCATCCGGGAAGTTGCCAAAAAAACTCTGCCAAGAGGTTACGATATCGCTTTCGAAGGCTTGTCGTATGACGAATCCATTCGCGGAAACGAATCGCTGTATGTGTTCCTGATCGTGTTGGCCTTCGTTTACATGGTGCTTGCCGCCCAGTACGAAAGTTTCATCATTCCGCTGGCCGTAGTGTTCTCGTTACCGGTTGGGATATTCGGGTCGTTCCTGCTACTGAAGCTGATGGGGCTGGAAAACAACATCTATGCCCAGATCGGTCTTATTATGCTGGTAGGTCTGTTGGGTAAAAATGCCGTACTGATCGTGGAGTTTGCCGTTCAAAAGCGACAACAGGGTGATACGATCCTGAATGCAGCTATTGAAGGGGCCAGAGTTCGTTTCCGTCCGATCCTGATGACCTCGTTCGCCTTCGTGGCCGGTCTGATTCCGTTGATCAGTGCATCGGGTGCAGGCGCTATCGGTAACCGTACCATTGGTGCCTCTGCCATGGGTGGTATGTTGTTCGGTACCATTTTCGGGGTCATCATCATCCCCGGACTGTACTACATATTTGGTAGTCTGGCAGATGGTCGGAAGATGATTAAAGACGAAGAAGCTGATTCGCTAACCGAAAATCTGGTTCACTCAGTTGATATTTTTCCACAACCAGAAGAAATTGAAGTCGATGAGCAATAG